The following coding sequences are from one Enterococcus sp. 4G2_DIV0659 window:
- the ezrA gene encoding septation ring formation regulator EzrA encodes MKNNLIIIVVLAIIIIAAVLYLVGYFMRKKNQMKLDDLEKRKEELFDLPVIEEVDDVKRMHMVGQSQNTFREWNQRWTEISTRSFAELESQIFEVENLNETFRFMKAKKAVAEAEETMSEMESEVEIIRNGLKELRESEERNSLEVQKALDVYEEISKLLHDEKSEFGSAYPELQKQIKNIEIEFTQFVTLNTSGDPIEAREVLENAERHTYELDDVMKRIPPLYDELTRTFPDQLKEIEEGYKRLRADHYVFPEKNFEDELRRVQKRVKNSTVDLEKTEVDAVEVANRDTANAIDALYEIMEREINAKKYVFTNQKVVGDYIAHALKNNRQLMIELDHTSQSYTLNHNELGRSRGFQTEIEELIRRYEDFEPKMKEHTVPYSEVQAFFKDCYKILDDIENQQVEIDDSLKELRKGEKAAQEKVDQYDFRLRNIKRYVEKQRLPGLPADYLEFFFVATDRIEELSKALNRIRINMEEIKKLSDLCNEDLELLDKKTNDLVNSAALTEQMMQYANRYRHTHEAIRMAMENSLELFSKEYRYQDALDEIGTALERVEPGAFRRIEDFYFNNLNAI; translated from the coding sequence ATGAAGAATAATCTGATCATTATCGTAGTTTTAGCTATAATAATCATCGCAGCTGTTTTGTATTTAGTTGGTTATTTTATGAGAAAGAAAAATCAAATGAAACTCGATGATCTGGAGAAGAGGAAAGAAGAGCTATTTGACTTGCCAGTGATTGAAGAGGTCGATGATGTCAAAAGAATGCACATGGTCGGTCAAAGTCAAAATACCTTCAGAGAATGGAATCAGCGCTGGACTGAGATTTCTACTCGTTCTTTTGCAGAGTTGGAAAGTCAGATATTTGAAGTCGAAAATTTAAATGAAACCTTCCGTTTTATGAAAGCAAAAAAAGCTGTAGCTGAAGCAGAGGAAACAATGTCTGAGATGGAATCAGAAGTTGAGATCATTCGTAATGGCTTGAAAGAACTTCGTGAGAGTGAAGAACGTAACTCGCTTGAAGTCCAAAAAGCTTTAGATGTATACGAAGAGATCAGCAAATTGCTTCATGATGAAAAATCAGAATTTGGTTCTGCTTACCCAGAATTACAAAAACAAATCAAAAATATCGAAATCGAATTTACACAGTTTGTTACATTGAACACATCTGGTGATCCGATTGAAGCTCGTGAAGTTTTAGAGAATGCAGAACGTCACACTTACGAATTAGATGATGTGATGAAACGTATTCCACCGCTTTATGACGAATTAACTAGAACCTTCCCAGATCAATTGAAAGAGATTGAAGAAGGATACAAACGTCTGCGTGCAGATCATTATGTATTTCCTGAGAAGAACTTTGAAGATGAATTAAGACGCGTCCAAAAACGTGTGAAAAATTCAACTGTCGATTTAGAGAAAACAGAGGTTGATGCAGTTGAAGTAGCCAACCGTGATACAGCGAATGCTATTGATGCATTGTATGAGATTATGGAACGTGAAATCAATGCGAAGAAATATGTATTTACTAACCAAAAAGTAGTTGGAGATTACATTGCCCATGCATTGAAAAATAATCGTCAATTAATGATCGAACTTGATCATACCTCTCAAAGCTACACATTGAATCATAATGAATTAGGGCGTTCAAGAGGTTTCCAAACCGAAATCGAAGAATTGATTCGCCGTTATGAAGACTTTGAACCGAAAATGAAAGAACATACAGTTCCGTATTCAGAAGTTCAAGCATTCTTTAAAGATTGTTATAAGATTTTAGATGATATCGAAAATCAACAAGTTGAGATTGATGATTCATTGAAAGAATTACGTAAAGGTGAAAAAGCAGCTCAAGAAAAAGTAGATCAATACGATTTCCGTTTACGTAACATCAAGCGTTATGTTGAAAAACAACGTTTGCCTGGGTTACCAGCTGACTACTTAGAATTTTTCTTTGTAGCAACAGATCGTATTGAAGAGTTAAGTAAAGCTTTGAATAGAATCCGTATTAATATGGAAGAAATTAAGAAGCTCTCTGATCTTTGTAATGAAGATCTAGAATTACTAGATAAGAAAACAAATGACTTAGTAAATTCTGCTGCGTTGACGGAACAAATGATGCAATATGCGAATCGTTACCGTCACACGCATGAAGCAATCCGTATGGCAATGGAAAATAGCTTAGAACTATTTTCAAAAGAATACAGATATCAAGATGCACTAGATGAGATTGGTACAGCACTTGAACGAGTGGAACCAGGAGCATTTAGAAGAATCGAAGATTTCTATTTTAACAATCTTAACGCTATATAA
- a CDS encoding HAD family hydrolase → MTQSFEGIIFDMDGVLVDSEAFYYQRRKAFLKEYDLSIEQIPIPEFIGADMRSLWETIFKVNETLYDQTFLNEKYLQYKSEHPINYERLIDSDAKRVLQFLKRKGYKIGLASSSTRDAIQEVLNAGQLSSYFDVVVSGTQFKKSKPAPEIYEYTACALGIEPRKCLALEDSEKGIRSAYDAGLTVWALKDVRFGMNQQLADAHLDSLSEVCKKLQSAEVIV, encoded by the coding sequence ATGACGCAAAGCTTTGAAGGAATTATTTTCGATATGGATGGCGTATTGGTCGATAGTGAAGCGTTTTATTATCAACGCAGAAAAGCTTTTCTTAAAGAATACGATTTATCTATTGAACAAATCCCGATTCCTGAATTTATTGGAGCCGACATGCGAAGTTTATGGGAGACGATTTTTAAAGTGAATGAGACCCTTTATGATCAAACTTTCTTGAACGAAAAATATCTACAATACAAGAGTGAGCATCCGATCAACTACGAGCGTTTGATTGATTCAGACGCTAAACGAGTGTTACAATTTCTTAAAAGAAAAGGCTATAAAATTGGTTTGGCCTCTTCTTCAACCAGAGATGCGATTCAAGAAGTGCTCAATGCGGGACAATTAAGTAGTTACTTCGATGTAGTGGTTAGTGGTACTCAATTTAAAAAAAGTAAACCAGCGCCTGAGATTTACGAGTATACAGCCTGTGCGTTAGGAATCGAACCAAGAAAGTGTCTTGCGCTGGAGGATTCTGAGAAGGGAATTCGTTCTGCTTATGATGCTGGACTGACGGTTTGGGCGTTAAAGGATGTTCGATTTGGAATGAATCAACAGTTAGCGGATGCTCACTTGGATAGTTTGAGCGAGGTCTGTAAAAAGTTGCAATCCGCTGAAGTTATCGTTTAA